In one Lolium rigidum isolate FL_2022 chromosome 3, APGP_CSIRO_Lrig_0.1, whole genome shotgun sequence genomic region, the following are encoded:
- the LOC124704143 gene encoding probable LRR receptor-like serine/threonine-protein kinase At2g16250, with the protein MMRARGLCAAPLLLLLFLAAAPPGPAHAQQGRLTSRADLAGLYLLRGSLGLRARDWPRRADPCTAWTGITCRGGRVVALTLAGLRRTRLGRLAPRFAVEGLRNLSRLESLTAAGFPLPGPIPRWLGAGLAPSFQALDLSACAVTGEIAAEALAGLANLTSLSLAGNLLSGPLPAAALAGLARLTTLNLSGNAFSGALPDAVWSLPQLRILDVSRTNLTGALPSPLVPSPNLQAVDLSGNLFYGAVPDSFSQLFTRLATADISGNYFEGNLTAAGNVSSAMNCFLDVAGQRTLEDCQQFYAGHGLPYAGPVPAPAPPAGTKSKKPKNLKYILIGAIGGGVLLLAVVAAIVFCVVCSGRRRNDQRESGSPSAPPPGVQGSSRAVTAAAAGGTQPTTASPTNTVKVGDSFAYDQLADATSGFADERIIKHGHSGDLYYGLLQDGTTVVVKRITSRVTRKEAYMTELDLFGKGLHQRLVPFVGHCLDKEDEKVLVYRFVRNGDLSSSLHRKQGEEEEGMQSLDWIKRLKIATGVAEALCYLHHECTPPMVHRDVQASSILLDDKFEVRLGSLSEVCPQEGESHQNVITKLLRFSSTADQGSSGSPSATCSYDVYCFGKVLLELVTGRLGISASSDSKTSDWLDNTLRYINIYEKELMSKIIDPSLIIDEDHLEEVWAMAIVAKSCLNPRSSKRPPMKYILKALENPLKVVREDNGSSSARLRATSSRGSWNAAFFGSWRHSSSEIGPSRDDHMFKRSETIKSSGGSNGEHSSSRRRQSKEIFPEPSGSRDTED; encoded by the exons ATGATGCGCGCGCGGGGGCTCTGTgcggcgccgctgctgctcctgctgttcctggcggcggcgccgccagggCCGGCGCACGCGCAGCAGGGCCGCCTCACGTCGCGGGCGGATCTCGCGGGCCTCTACTTGCTGCGAGGCTCCCTCGGCCTACGAGCGCGCGACTGGCCGCGCCGCGCCGACCCGTGCACCGCCTGGACCGGCATAACCTGCCGCGGCGGCCGCGTCGTCGCCCTCACCCTCGCCGGCCTGCGCCGCACCCGGCTGGGCCGCCTCGCCCCGCGCTTCGCCGTCGAGGGGCTGCGCAACCTCTCGCGGCTCGAGTCCCTCACCGCCGCCGGGTTCCCGCTCCCCGGCCCCATCCCGCGCTGGCTCGGCGCGGGGCTCGCGCCGTCCTTCCAGGCCCTCGACCTCTCCGCCTGCGCCGTCACGGGCGAGATCGCGGCCGAGGCCCTCGCGGGCCTCGCCAACCTCACCAGCCTCAGCCTCGCGGGGAACCTCCTCTCGGGCccgctccccgccgccgcgcTGGCGGGGCTGGCGCGGCTGACAACCCTCAACCTCTCCGGCAATGCCTTCTCCGGCGCGCTCCCCGACGCCGTCTGGTCGCTCCCGCAGCTCCGCATTCTCGACGTCTCCCGCACCAACCTCACCGGCGCATTGCCATCACCGCTCGTGCCGTCACCAAACCTGCAGGCGGTAGATCTGTCCGGGAACCTCTTCTACGGTGCCGTGCCAGACTCCTTCAGCCAGCtcttcacccggctggccacggCCGACATCTCCGGGAACTACTTTGAAGGCAACCTAACTGCTGCTGGAAACGTGTCGTCTGCCATGAACTGCTTCCTCGACGTCGCCGGGCAGCGTACCCTGGAGGATTGCCAGCAGTTCTACGCCGGGCATGGGCTGCCGTACGCCGGGCCAGTCCCCGCGCCCGCACCGCCAGCTGGAACCAAGAGCAAGAAGCCCAAGAATCTCAAGTACATTTTGATCGGGGCGATTGGCGGCGGGGTCCTGCTGCTCGCCGTGGTTGCGGCCATCGTGTTCTGCGTTGTGTGTTCCGGGAGGCGTAGGAACGATCAGAGGGAAAGCGGGTCTCCAAGCGCGCCGCCACCAGGGGTGCAAGGGAGTTCCAGGGCTGTGACAGCTGCAGCAGCTGGTGGCACACAGCCTACTACTGCTTCGCCAACAAACACGGTGAAGGTCGGTGATTCATTTGCTTATGACCAGCTTGCCGATGCCACCTCGGGGTTTGCGGACGAGAGGATCATCAAGCACGGGCACTCGGGTGATCTGTACTATGGTCTGCTCCAAGATGGCACTACCGTTGTCGTGAAGAGGATCACCTCCCGCGTGACCAGGAAAGAGGCGTATATGACGGAGCTGGATTTATTTGGGAAAGGTCTGCATCAGAGGCTGGTGCCGTTCGTGGGTCATTGCCTTGATAAAGAGGATGAGAAGGTTCTTGTGTATAGGTTTGTTCGGAATGGTGACCTGTCAAGTTCGCTGCACAGAAAgcaaggggaggaagaggaggggatgCAATCGTTGGATTGGATAAAGAGGTTGAAGATTGCAACAGGGGTAGCTGAGGCGCTGTGCTACCTTCATCATGAGTGTACTCCACCCATGGTTCACAG GGATGTGCAGGCCAGCAGTATCCTCCTTGATGATAAATTTGAAGTTCGCCTTGGAAGTTTGAGTGAGGTGTGTCCTCAAGAAGGGGAAAGTCACCAAAATGTCATCACAAAGCTATTAAGATTCTCATC GACGGCGGATCAAGGTTCTTCTG GTTCTCCATCTGCAACATGTTCATATGATGTGTACTGTTTCGGAAAAGTTTTGCTGGAGCTGGTGACAGGGAGACTTGGTATCAGTGCATCAAGTGACAGTAAAACAAGTGATTGGCTTGATAACACTCTGAGGTACATCAACATTTACGAGAAAGAGCTCATGAGCAAAATCATTGACCCATCCCTGATCATCGACGAGGATCATTTGGAGGAAGTCTGGGCAATGGCAATTGTCGCGAAGTCTTGCTTGAATCCTAGGTCTTCAAAACGCCCACCAATGAAATATATCCTGAAAGCACTAGAGAATCCCTTGAAAGTGGTCAGAGAAGACAACGGCTCTAGCTCGGCCAGGTTGAGAGCAACATCTTCAAGGGGTTCGTGGAATGCTGCATTCTTCGGGAGTTGGCGGCATAGCTCTTCTGAGATAGGCCCTTCAAGGGATGACCACATGTTTAAGCGCTCAGAGACAATCAAATCATCTGGTGGGAGCAACGGTGAACATTCTTCCTCCCGCAGGAGGCAATCTAAGGAGATCTTCCCCGAGCCATCTGGCTCTCGTGACACCGAGGATTAA